A window from Myxococcus fulvus encodes these proteins:
- the rpmF gene encoding 50S ribosomal protein L32 encodes MGVPKKRTSKMRRDRRRAANNNLRTAVQVTKCPNCKEPVMPHRACTSCGQYKGRELLPQAEA; translated from the coding sequence GTGGGCGTCCCCAAGAAGCGTACTTCCAAGATGCGTCGTGACCGCCGTCGTGCGGCGAACAACAACCTGCGCACCGCGGTGCAGGTGACCAAGTGCCCGAACTGCAAGGAGCCGGTGATGCCTCACCGCGCCTGCACGTCCTGTGGCCAGTACAAGGGCCGCGAGCTGCTGCCCCAGGCCGAGGCCTGA
- the plsX gene encoding phosphate acyltransferase PlsX: MRLVLDAMGGDHAPAAPVEGGVLFARAHPEHQVVLVGDTARVTPHLGRGLPPPNLRVHHASEVVEMDDHASTAFRRKRDSSLRVGFELVRDGHADALVSAGNSGAVMAGGLMTLGRLQGVERPALAALFPALKGGGRCLLLDAGANVDCKPSHLAQFAVLGEAYVRLRMGVSRPRVAVLSNGEEASKGTPLTREASDLLRQSDLDFAGYVEGKDLFSGDVQVVVTDGFTGNVVLKTSEGVGMGVIGLLRQAIEKRGGLSEKLGAMLLQPALAGLRKMVDYAEVGGAPLLGLRGVGIVAHGRSSPRAIHNALGAALATAQAGLQEELTRCIARAASWLPAHPRGKKGTEQSVSD; the protein is encoded by the coding sequence ATGAGGCTGGTCCTGGACGCGATGGGGGGCGACCATGCCCCGGCCGCTCCGGTGGAGGGCGGCGTGCTCTTCGCCCGCGCCCACCCCGAGCACCAGGTCGTCCTGGTGGGGGACACCGCGCGGGTGACGCCCCACCTGGGCCGGGGGCTGCCGCCGCCGAACCTCCGGGTGCACCACGCCTCGGAGGTGGTGGAGATGGACGACCACGCCTCCACGGCCTTCCGCCGCAAGCGCGACTCGTCCCTGCGCGTGGGCTTCGAGCTGGTGCGCGACGGCCACGCGGACGCGCTCGTCTCCGCGGGCAACTCCGGCGCGGTGATGGCGGGCGGCCTGATGACGCTGGGGCGGCTGCAGGGCGTGGAGCGTCCGGCCCTGGCCGCGCTCTTCCCCGCGCTCAAGGGCGGCGGGCGCTGCCTGCTGCTGGACGCGGGCGCCAACGTGGACTGCAAGCCCTCGCACCTGGCCCAGTTCGCCGTGCTGGGCGAGGCCTACGTGCGCCTGCGCATGGGCGTCTCGCGCCCCCGGGTGGCGGTGCTCTCGAATGGAGAAGAGGCCTCCAAGGGGACCCCGCTGACGCGCGAGGCGAGCGACCTCCTGCGCCAGTCGGACCTGGACTTCGCCGGCTACGTCGAGGGCAAGGACCTGTTCTCCGGCGACGTGCAGGTGGTGGTGACGGACGGCTTCACCGGGAATGTCGTCCTCAAGACATCCGAGGGCGTGGGCATGGGCGTCATCGGCCTGTTGCGGCAGGCCATCGAGAAGCGGGGCGGCCTGTCGGAGAAGCTGGGCGCGATGCTGCTCCAGCCCGCCCTGGCGGGGCTGCGCAAGATGGTGGACTACGCCGAGGTGGGCGGGGCGCCCCTCCTGGGCCTGCGCGGGGTGGGCATCGTGGCCCATGGCCGCTCGTCCCCTCGCGCCATCCACAACGCGCTGGGCGCCGCGCTGGCCACCGCCCAGGCAGGACTGCAGGAGGAGTTGACGCGATGCATCGCCCGTGCCGCGTCCTGGCTGCCTGCCCACCCGAGGGGAAAAAAGGGGACAGAGCAATCGGTTTCCGATTAG
- the fabD gene encoding ACP S-malonyltransferase, which translates to MAKVAFVFPGQGSQAVGMGKDLFEKFPEARAVFEAADDALGESLSKLCFEGPEDALKLTANTQPAILTVSVAAHAVFARRGPPAAFVAGHSLGEYSALVAAGAMSLGDAVRAVRARGTFMQEAVPAGVGAMAAVLGLEPTKVKAACDAAAEGQVVSPANYNSPEQTVIAGDAAAVERAGVKCKEAGAKRVMPLPVSAPFHCALMEPVKPRLAAVLGGVKLSAPSVPVVTNVEARPNQDVSRVVPLLLEQVSAPVRWIECVEALKAEGVTRVVELGPGKVLCGLVKRITKDIETFNVEDAASLEKVLAALG; encoded by the coding sequence ATGGCGAAGGTCGCATTCGTGTTTCCCGGGCAGGGCAGCCAGGCCGTCGGGATGGGCAAGGACCTCTTCGAGAAGTTCCCCGAGGCCCGCGCCGTCTTCGAGGCCGCGGACGACGCGCTCGGAGAGTCGCTCTCCAAGCTCTGCTTCGAGGGACCAGAAGACGCGCTGAAGCTCACGGCCAACACCCAGCCGGCCATCCTGACGGTGTCGGTGGCGGCGCACGCGGTGTTCGCCAGGCGCGGTCCCCCGGCGGCCTTCGTGGCCGGCCACTCGCTGGGCGAGTACTCCGCGCTGGTGGCCGCGGGCGCCATGTCGCTGGGCGACGCGGTCCGGGCCGTGCGCGCGCGCGGCACCTTCATGCAGGAGGCGGTGCCCGCGGGCGTGGGCGCCATGGCGGCGGTGCTGGGGCTGGAGCCGACCAAGGTGAAGGCGGCGTGTGACGCGGCGGCCGAAGGGCAGGTGGTGTCGCCGGCCAACTACAACTCGCCCGAGCAGACGGTGATTGCCGGCGACGCGGCGGCGGTGGAGCGCGCGGGCGTCAAGTGCAAGGAGGCCGGCGCCAAGCGGGTGATGCCGCTGCCCGTCTCCGCGCCCTTCCACTGCGCGCTGATGGAGCCGGTGAAGCCCCGGCTCGCGGCGGTGCTGGGCGGCGTGAAGCTGTCGGCGCCGTCGGTGCCGGTGGTGACGAACGTGGAGGCGCGGCCCAACCAGGACGTGTCCCGCGTGGTGCCGCTCTTGCTCGAGCAGGTGAGCGCGCCGGTGCGCTGGATTGAATGCGTGGAGGCGCTCAAGGCCGAGGGCGTCACGCGCGTGGTGGAGCTGGGGCCGGGCAAGGTGCTGTGCGGGCTGGTCAAGCGCATCACCAAGGACATCGAAACCTTCAACGTCGAGGACGCCGCGAGCCTGGAGAAGGTGCTCGCGGCGCTGGGGTGA
- the fabG gene encoding 3-oxoacyl-[acyl-carrier-protein] reductase, whose product MSFKDKVVLVTGGSRGIGRACAVAFAKAGASTVIISYAGNEAAAQETVGMLTAAGAKAQSVRFDVSDTAACAAAIEGIVKEHGRLDVLVNNAGMAVDGLVMRVKDDDWDKQLDANLRGPFALIRAASRPMMKQRSGAIVNVTSVVGDMGNPGQSAYSAAKAGLVGLTKTVAKELSSRGIRVNAVSPGFISTDMTAHLNDELRQKMVEGIPLGRLGNPEEVAQAVLFLSGDASSYITGEVLKVNGGMYM is encoded by the coding sequence ATGAGCTTCAAGGACAAGGTGGTGCTGGTGACGGGTGGCTCGCGCGGCATCGGCCGGGCGTGTGCGGTGGCCTTCGCGAAGGCGGGCGCCTCCACGGTCATCATCAGCTACGCGGGCAACGAGGCCGCGGCCCAGGAGACGGTGGGCATGCTCACCGCCGCCGGCGCCAAGGCGCAGTCCGTGCGCTTCGATGTGTCGGACACCGCCGCGTGCGCCGCCGCCATCGAGGGCATCGTCAAGGAGCACGGCCGGCTGGACGTGCTCGTCAACAACGCGGGCATGGCCGTGGACGGCCTGGTCATGCGGGTGAAGGACGACGACTGGGACAAGCAGCTCGACGCCAACCTGCGCGGCCCCTTCGCCCTCATCCGGGCCGCCAGCCGGCCCATGATGAAGCAGCGCTCGGGCGCCATCGTCAACGTCACCTCCGTCGTGGGTGACATGGGCAACCCCGGCCAGTCGGCCTACTCGGCGGCCAAGGCGGGCCTCGTGGGCCTGACGAAGACGGTGGCCAAGGAGCTTTCCAGCCGGGGCATCCGGGTCAATGCGGTTTCGCCCGGGTTCATCAGCACGGACATGACGGCCCATCTGAACGACGAGCTGCGCCAGAAGATGGTGGAGGGCATCCCGCTGGGGAGGCTGGGCAACCCGGAGGAGGTGGCCCAGGCCGTTCTCTTCCTCTCAGGTGACGCTTCCTCCTACATCACCGGCGAGGTCCTCAAGGTCAACGGCGGCATGTACATGTAA
- the acpP gene encoding acyl carrier protein produces MSTSAIETKVKNIIADQLGVGEDEIKPESSFIEDLGADSLDIVELVMAMEEEFEVEIPDEEAENIKTVGDAIKYVTDHKK; encoded by the coding sequence ATGTCGACGTCCGCTATTGAGACCAAGGTCAAGAACATCATCGCCGACCAGCTCGGCGTGGGAGAGGACGAGATCAAGCCCGAGTCGTCCTTCATCGAGGACCTTGGTGCCGACAGCCTCGACATCGTCGAGCTCGTGATGGCGATGGAAGAGGAGTTCGAGGTCGAGATTCCCGACGAGGAGGCCGAGAACATCAAGACCGTTGGCGACGCCATCAAGTACGTCACCGACCACAAGAAGTAG
- the fabF gene encoding beta-ketoacyl-ACP synthase II, giving the protein MSHRRVVITGTGLISALGTGTEKNWQALLAGTSGISLVTRFDPKKIDTRIAGEVRDFEPEKFIDKREVRRMDLYAQYAMAAAAMAVEESGLPVGPDVPHGYVPERVGVIVGSGIGGISSLEEQHRKGLEKGFDRLSPFFIIQMIVNMAPGLISMRYNCKGPNWAPVSACATSAHAIGEAWKSIKLGETDAAIAGGAEAAITPLGLGGFSVMKALSTRNDDPAAASRPFDKDRDGFVMGEGAGMLVLEEMEAAKKRGAKILAELVGYGANSDAYHVTQPAPEGEGAARCMRLALQSAGMNPEDVGYINAHGTSTPFNDANETKAIKAVFGDHARKVAVSSTKSMTGHMLGAAGGYEGVVSALALSRNILPPTINQTTPDPECDLDYVPNKARELRVDAVMSNSFGFGGTNAVLLFKRFQ; this is encoded by the coding sequence GTGTCACACCGTCGAGTCGTCATCACCGGTACCGGGCTCATCTCGGCACTGGGCACAGGAACCGAGAAGAACTGGCAGGCGCTGCTTGCTGGCACTTCAGGCATTTCCCTCGTCACCCGCTTCGACCCCAAGAAGATCGACACGCGAATCGCCGGCGAGGTGCGGGACTTCGAGCCGGAGAAGTTCATCGACAAGCGCGAAGTGCGCCGCATGGACCTCTACGCGCAGTACGCCATGGCCGCTGCGGCGATGGCGGTGGAGGAGTCTGGGCTGCCGGTGGGCCCGGACGTGCCACACGGCTATGTGCCGGAGCGCGTGGGCGTCATCGTGGGCTCGGGCATCGGCGGTATCTCCTCCCTGGAGGAGCAGCACCGCAAGGGCCTGGAGAAGGGGTTCGACCGGCTGTCGCCCTTCTTCATCATCCAGATGATCGTCAACATGGCGCCTGGCCTCATCTCCATGCGCTACAACTGCAAGGGGCCCAACTGGGCTCCGGTGTCCGCCTGCGCCACCAGCGCCCACGCCATCGGCGAGGCCTGGAAGTCCATCAAGCTGGGCGAGACGGACGCGGCCATCGCCGGCGGCGCCGAGGCGGCCATCACCCCGCTGGGGCTGGGTGGCTTCTCGGTGATGAAGGCGCTGTCCACGCGCAATGACGACCCGGCGGCGGCCAGCCGTCCGTTCGACAAGGACCGGGACGGGTTCGTCATGGGCGAGGGCGCGGGCATGCTGGTGCTCGAGGAGATGGAGGCCGCGAAGAAGCGCGGCGCCAAGATCCTCGCGGAGCTGGTGGGCTACGGCGCCAACTCGGACGCGTACCACGTGACGCAGCCGGCGCCGGAAGGCGAGGGCGCGGCGCGCTGCATGCGGCTGGCGCTCCAGTCGGCGGGGATGAACCCGGAGGACGTGGGCTACATCAACGCGCACGGCACCTCCACGCCCTTCAACGACGCGAACGAGACCAAGGCCATCAAGGCGGTGTTCGGCGACCACGCCCGCAAGGTCGCGGTGTCGTCCACCAAGTCCATGACGGGCCACATGCTCGGCGCGGCGGGCGGCTACGAGGGTGTGGTGAGCGCGCTGGCGCTGTCTCGCAACATCCTGCCTCCCACCATCAACCAGACGACGCCCGACCCCGAGTGCGACCTGGACTACGTGCCGAACAAGGCGCGCGAGCTCCGGGTGGACGCGGTGATGAGCAACTCGTTCGGCTTCGGCGGCACCAACGCGGTGCTGCTGTTCAAGCGCTTCCAGTAA
- the rpiB gene encoding ribose 5-phosphate isomerase B yields MKVILASDHAGLELRQELVAALQERKVAHEDVGPFARDSVDYPDFAARVAKAVTSGEATLGVLVCGTGIGMSIVANKHRGVRAALCTTEFEARMARAHNDANVLCLGQRVVGAGVGRAILEAFLGTAFEGGRHERRVQKIREAESQG; encoded by the coding sequence GTGAAAGTCATTCTCGCTTCGGACCACGCGGGCCTGGAGCTCCGCCAGGAATTGGTGGCGGCGCTCCAGGAGCGGAAGGTGGCCCACGAGGACGTGGGGCCCTTCGCTCGGGACTCGGTGGACTACCCGGACTTCGCCGCGCGCGTGGCGAAGGCGGTGACGTCCGGCGAGGCCACGCTGGGCGTGCTGGTGTGTGGCACCGGCATCGGCATGAGCATCGTCGCCAACAAGCACCGGGGCGTTCGCGCGGCCCTGTGCACCACGGAGTTCGAGGCCCGGATGGCGCGGGCCCACAATGACGCCAACGTGCTGTGCCTGGGCCAGCGCGTAGTGGGGGCCGGCGTGGGCCGGGCCATCCTGGAGGCGTTCCTCGGCACGGCGTTCGAGGGCGGTCGCCACGAGCGCCGCGTTCAGAAGATTCGCGAGGCCGAGTCCCAGGGCTAG
- the glyA gene encoding serine hydroxymethyltransferase translates to MENTRTLAEVDPEIAQAVRHETERQEQGLELIASENFVSPAVMEAVGSVLTNKYAEGYPGKRYYGGCEVVDVVENLAIDRAKQLFGADFVNVQAHSGSQANMGAYMALMKPGDTMLSLDLNSGGHLTHGATFNFSGKLYKVVHYGLTRETETIDFAQVRQLALEHKPKVIVVGASAYPRTLDFAKFREIADEAGASMMVDMAHIAGLVAAGVHPSPVPFADIVTTTTHKTLRGPRGGLVMGKEPYAKSINSQIFPGIQGGPLMHVIAGKAVALREALTPEYKAYQKQIVANARALSEALLSAGLRLTSGGTDNHLMLVDLRPKKLTGKVAEAVLDKAGITVNKNMIPFDPEKPMVTSGVRVGTPAITTRGMREAQMATVGKLIGAALDSAQDDAGLARIRGQVKELAQSFPLYASRLK, encoded by the coding sequence ATGGAGAACACCCGCACTCTGGCCGAGGTGGACCCCGAGATTGCCCAGGCCGTGCGTCATGAGACCGAGCGCCAGGAGCAAGGCCTGGAGCTGATCGCCTCGGAGAACTTCGTCAGCCCCGCGGTGATGGAGGCGGTGGGCTCGGTGCTCACCAACAAGTACGCGGAGGGCTACCCCGGCAAGCGCTACTACGGCGGCTGCGAAGTGGTGGACGTGGTGGAGAACCTCGCCATCGACCGCGCGAAGCAGCTGTTCGGCGCGGACTTCGTCAACGTGCAGGCGCACTCGGGCAGCCAGGCGAACATGGGCGCGTACATGGCGCTCATGAAGCCCGGTGACACCATGCTGTCGCTGGACCTGAACTCCGGCGGCCACCTCACCCACGGCGCCACGTTCAACTTCTCCGGCAAGCTCTACAAGGTCGTCCACTACGGCCTGACGCGCGAGACGGAGACCATCGACTTCGCCCAGGTGCGGCAGCTGGCCCTGGAGCACAAGCCCAAGGTCATCGTCGTGGGCGCCAGCGCCTACCCGCGCACGCTCGACTTCGCGAAGTTCCGCGAAATCGCCGACGAGGCGGGCGCCTCCATGATGGTGGACATGGCGCACATCGCGGGCCTGGTCGCCGCCGGCGTGCACCCCTCGCCGGTGCCCTTCGCGGACATCGTCACCACCACCACGCACAAGACGCTGCGCGGTCCGCGCGGTGGCCTGGTGATGGGCAAGGAGCCGTACGCGAAGTCCATCAACAGCCAGATCTTCCCCGGCATCCAGGGCGGCCCGCTGATGCACGTCATCGCCGGCAAGGCCGTGGCCCTGCGCGAGGCGCTGACGCCGGAGTACAAGGCGTACCAGAAGCAGATCGTCGCCAACGCGCGGGCGCTTTCGGAGGCGCTCCTGTCCGCGGGCCTGCGGCTGACGTCCGGCGGCACCGACAACCACCTGATGCTGGTGGACCTGCGGCCCAAGAAGCTGACGGGCAAGGTGGCCGAGGCGGTGCTCGACAAGGCGGGCATCACCGTGAACAAGAACATGATTCCGTTCGACCCGGAGAAGCCGATGGTGACCTCCGGCGTCCGGGTGGGCACGCCCGCCATCACCACGCGCGGCATGCGCGAGGCCCAGATGGCCACGGTGGGCAAGCTCATCGGCGCCGCGCTGGACTCGGCCCAGGACGACGCCGGGCTCGCGCGCATCCGCGGGCAGGTGAAGGAGCTGGCCCAGAGCTTCCCGCTGTACGCCTCGCGTCTGAAGTAG
- the nrdR gene encoding transcriptional regulator NrdR, with amino-acid sequence MRCPFCQDAENKVIDSRESHEGSVIRRRRECLACKRRFTTYERVEELYPLIVKKDGRREAFDREKIVSGLKKACEKRPVSADKLEETVVAIERLLQGMGEKEINSSVIGEEVMRRLQQMDEVAYVRFASVYRSFRDISEFLHELKDLLEDQERERKSKPLLPGQGS; translated from the coding sequence ATGCGTTGCCCGTTCTGCCAGGATGCCGAAAACAAGGTCATCGACTCGAGAGAGTCACACGAGGGCTCCGTCATCCGGCGGCGCCGCGAGTGTCTGGCCTGCAAGCGCCGCTTCACGACGTACGAGCGGGTGGAGGAGCTCTACCCGCTCATCGTGAAGAAGGACGGCCGGCGGGAGGCATTCGACCGCGAGAAGATCGTCAGCGGCCTGAAGAAGGCCTGCGAGAAGCGCCCCGTCTCCGCCGACAAGCTGGAGGAGACGGTGGTGGCCATCGAGCGGCTCTTGCAGGGCATGGGCGAGAAGGAGATCAACTCGTCCGTCATCGGCGAGGAGGTCATGCGCCGGCTGCAGCAGATGGACGAGGTGGCCTACGTGCGCTTCGCCTCCGTGTACCGCAGCTTCCGCGACATCTCCGAGTTCCTGCACGAGCTGAAGGACCTGCTCGAGGACCAGGAGCGCGAGCGCAAGTCGAAGCCGCTCCTCCCGGGTCAGGGCAGTTGA
- the ribD gene encoding bifunctional diaminohydroxyphosphoribosylaminopyrimidine deaminase/5-amino-6-(5-phosphoribosylamino)uracil reductase RibD has protein sequence MRLLTRAKLEATRAPRAKRAADFDRAVAEFFMRIALEEASKGLGRTSPNPVVGAVLVKGGRIIARGYHKKAGTAHAEVVALEAAGAKARGADLYSTLEPCDHYGRTPPCSLAIIEAGVRRVFCGSADPNPKVSGKGVARMRRAGVKVVTGVLQAEADKLNRPFFKLIRTGMPWVTLKAAATLDGKLATATGDSRWVTGEKAREWVHRLRDSVDVILVGANTVRHDDPKLTTRLPGGGGKDALRVVVDSRLRLSPRYTVFNQKSSARTIIATLEDPEGRKARRFLAQGVEVWQVRPKADRVDLKALLRRLARSGHNHVLVEGGAEMYGSFLREKLADELALFLAPKLLGREGMSWAGDLGVKEMAQALAVKDLTFEQHGPDILLQALL, from the coding sequence ATGAGGCTGCTCACGCGGGCAAAGCTCGAAGCCACGAGGGCACCCCGGGCGAAGCGGGCGGCGGACTTCGACCGCGCGGTGGCCGAGTTCTTCATGCGCATCGCCCTGGAGGAAGCCTCCAAGGGCCTGGGCCGCACCAGCCCCAACCCCGTGGTGGGCGCGGTGCTGGTGAAGGGCGGCCGCATCATCGCCCGCGGCTACCACAAGAAGGCGGGCACCGCGCACGCGGAGGTGGTGGCGCTGGAGGCCGCCGGCGCCAAGGCGCGGGGCGCGGACCTCTACTCCACGCTGGAGCCGTGCGACCACTACGGCCGCACGCCGCCGTGCAGCCTGGCCATCATCGAGGCGGGCGTGCGCCGCGTCTTCTGCGGCTCCGCGGACCCCAACCCGAAGGTGAGCGGCAAGGGCGTGGCGCGCATGCGCCGCGCGGGCGTGAAGGTCGTCACCGGCGTGCTCCAGGCGGAGGCCGACAAGCTCAACCGCCCCTTCTTCAAGCTCATCCGCACGGGCATGCCCTGGGTGACGCTGAAGGCCGCCGCGACGCTGGACGGCAAGCTGGCGACGGCGACGGGGGACTCGCGCTGGGTGACGGGCGAGAAGGCGCGCGAGTGGGTGCACCGGCTGCGCGACTCCGTGGACGTCATCCTGGTGGGCGCCAACACCGTGCGCCACGACGACCCCAAGCTCACCACGCGGCTGCCCGGTGGCGGCGGCAAGGACGCGCTGCGAGTGGTGGTGGACAGCCGCCTGCGCCTGTCGCCGCGCTACACCGTCTTCAACCAGAAGAGTTCCGCGCGCACCATCATCGCGACGCTGGAAGACCCCGAGGGCCGCAAGGCCCGGCGCTTCCTCGCCCAGGGCGTGGAGGTGTGGCAGGTGCGCCCCAAGGCGGACCGGGTGGACCTGAAGGCGCTGCTGCGCCGGCTTGCCCGCTCCGGCCACAACCACGTGCTCGTGGAGGGCGGCGCGGAGATGTACGGCTCCTTCCTGCGCGAGAAGCTGGCGGACGAGCTGGCGCTGTTCCTGGCGCCCAAGCTGCTCGGTCGCGAGGGCATGTCGTGGGCCGGGGACCTGGGCGTGAAGGAGATGGCCCAGGCGCTCGCGGTGAAGGACCTCACCTTCGAGCAGCACGGCCCGGACATCCTGCTCCAGGCGCTGCTCTAG
- a CDS encoding riboflavin synthase gives MFTGLIQDIGRVERVIPGGMTDLWIRTALGASGFALGESIAVDGACLTVVERSGDTFRVQVAPESLRRTTLDGVRPGDRVNLERALALGDRLGGHLVSGHVDQVSSVLETYPEGGSWVMVFGLPESLAPYFIEKGSVAIDGISLTVNSVGADRFGVQLIPETQERTTLRAKAVGARVNLEADPIGKYVARLFSLQRGQVGASPGGVTEAAVRAAGFGTP, from the coding sequence ATGTTCACCGGGCTCATTCAGGACATCGGCAGGGTGGAGCGCGTCATCCCGGGTGGGATGACGGACTTGTGGATTCGCACGGCGCTGGGGGCCTCGGGCTTCGCGCTGGGCGAGTCGATCGCCGTGGATGGCGCGTGCCTCACGGTGGTGGAGCGGTCGGGGGACACCTTCCGGGTGCAGGTGGCGCCGGAGTCACTCCGGCGCACCACGCTGGATGGGGTGCGGCCCGGGGACCGGGTCAACCTGGAGCGGGCGCTGGCGCTGGGGGACCGGCTGGGCGGGCATCTGGTCTCCGGGCACGTGGACCAGGTCAGCTCGGTGCTGGAGACCTACCCGGAAGGGGGCTCGTGGGTGATGGTGTTCGGCCTGCCGGAGTCCCTGGCGCCGTACTTCATCGAGAAGGGTTCGGTGGCCATCGACGGCATCAGTCTGACGGTCAACAGCGTGGGCGCGGACCGCTTCGGGGTGCAGCTGATTCCGGAGACGCAGGAGCGCACCACCTTGCGGGCCAAGGCGGTGGGGGCCCGGGTCAACCTGGAGGCGGACCCGATTGGGAAGTACGTGGCCCGGCTGTTCTCGCTCCAGCGCGGGCAGGTGGGCGCTTCCCCGGGTGGGGTGACGGAGGCGGCCGTCCGGGCGGCGGGCTTCGGCACGCCGTAG
- the ribH gene encoding 6,7-dimethyl-8-ribityllumazine synthase yields MPRYIEGDFLPPKGRFAICVARFNGFITEELAKGAVDTLVRHGVADADVDVYRCPGTYELPGLVRRVTESRQYVGVIALGAVIRGGTPHFDYVAGECAKGIGAVAFNAAAANPATSVTFGVLTTDTVEQAIDRAGVKAGNKGAEATLACIEMVNLYARIPALDARKG; encoded by the coding sequence ATGCCTCGCTACATCGAAGGTGACTTCCTCCCCCCCAAGGGCCGCTTCGCCATCTGCGTTGCCCGCTTCAATGGCTTCATCACCGAGGAGCTGGCCAAGGGCGCCGTGGACACGCTGGTGCGCCACGGCGTGGCCGACGCGGACGTGGACGTGTACCGCTGCCCCGGCACGTACGAGCTGCCCGGGCTGGTGCGCCGCGTGACGGAGTCGCGTCAGTACGTGGGCGTCATCGCCCTGGGCGCCGTCATTCGCGGCGGCACGCCCCACTTCGACTACGTGGCCGGCGAGTGCGCCAAGGGCATCGGCGCGGTGGCCTTCAACGCGGCCGCGGCCAACCCCGCGACGTCCGTGACGTTCGGCGTGCTGACCACCGACACGGTGGAGCAGGCCATCGACCGGGCGGGCGTGAAGGCGGGCAACAAGGGCGCCGAGGCCACGCTGGCCTGCATCGAGATGGTGAACCTGTACGCGCGCATCCCCGCGCTCGACGCGAGGAAGGGGTAG
- the nusB gene encoding transcription antitermination factor NusB, whose product MGARRTGRERALQALYQLEMTPGTSVYEALESAWTASAEAEEQKRDPDAVKFARELVDGVQGHRAEIDRLIESHSHNWRLDRMSRIDRNVLRVGIFELKYRPDIPRKVTINEAVELGKNFGTEESSAFVNGLLDRVAVALKKD is encoded by the coding sequence ATGGGCGCGCGCAGAACGGGACGTGAGCGGGCGTTGCAGGCGCTCTACCAGCTGGAGATGACGCCGGGGACGTCGGTGTACGAGGCGCTGGAGTCGGCGTGGACGGCCTCCGCCGAGGCGGAGGAGCAGAAGCGGGACCCGGACGCGGTGAAGTTCGCCCGCGAGCTGGTGGACGGCGTGCAGGGCCACCGCGCGGAGATTGACCGGCTCATCGAGTCGCACAGCCACAACTGGCGGTTGGACCGCATGTCCCGCATCGACCGCAACGTGCTGCGCGTGGGCATCTTCGAGCTGAAGTACCGTCCGGACATCCCCCGCAAGGTCACCATCAACGAGGCGGTGGAGCTGGGGAAGAACTTCGGGACGGAGGAGTCCAGCGCGTTCGTCAACGGCCTGTTGGACCGGGTGGCGGTGGCGCTCAAGAAGGACTGA
- a CDS encoding M17 family peptidase N-terminal domain-containing protein, whose protein sequence is MSQTTTHDIGMEGLDSLSGVDALCLFVAEDDRPLPATAGYVDWRLCGVLSRVLKGGFFSGVKDDWLLLPADGKLEVPRIFVVGLGARKALDAERLHEALAEAGKVLSRAKVASVALEIPGGGSLDDAARAEAFQKGFLPAFKGGRVALLTDKALVRLLPGRKG, encoded by the coding sequence GTGAGCCAGACGACGACGCACGACATCGGGATGGAGGGGCTGGACTCGCTGAGCGGCGTGGACGCCCTGTGCCTGTTCGTGGCCGAGGATGATCGGCCGTTGCCGGCCACCGCGGGCTACGTGGACTGGCGCCTGTGCGGTGTGTTGTCGCGGGTGCTCAAGGGCGGCTTCTTCTCCGGCGTGAAGGACGACTGGCTCCTGTTGCCGGCGGACGGGAAGCTGGAGGTGCCGCGCATCTTCGTCGTGGGCTTGGGGGCCCGGAAGGCGCTGGACGCCGAAAGGCTCCACGAGGCGCTGGCCGAGGCGGGCAAGGTGCTCAGCCGGGCCAAGGTGGCGTCGGTGGCGCTGGAAATCCCCGGCGGCGGTTCGCTGGACGACGCGGCGCGGGCGGAGGCCTTCCAGAAGGGCTTCCTGCCGGCGTTCAAGGGCGGACGGGTGGCCCTCCTGACGGACAAGGCGCTCGTCCGACTCCTACCAGGCAGGAAGGGCTGA
- a CDS encoding response regulator, with product MRVKVLIVEDSKASREYIASTVEAVEGIEAVVTSSGFEALKLLPRHRFDLIITDINMPDINGLELINFVKKNPNYRDVPLFIITTEGREQDRERGMALGAAEYLVKPFQPGSLEGLLRRYLKLP from the coding sequence ATGCGTGTCAAGGTGTTGATTGTCGAGGACTCCAAGGCGTCGCGCGAATACATCGCGTCGACGGTGGAGGCGGTGGAGGGCATCGAGGCCGTGGTGACGTCCAGCGGCTTCGAGGCGCTGAAGCTGCTGCCGCGGCACCGCTTCGACCTCATCATCACCGACATCAACATGCCCGACATCAACGGGCTGGAGCTCATCAACTTCGTCAAGAAGAACCCCAACTACCGCGACGTGCCGCTCTTCATCATCACCACGGAGGGGCGGGAGCAGGACCGCGAGCGGGGCATGGCGTTGGGGGCGGCGGAGTACCTGGTCAAACCGTTCCAGCCGGGCAGCCTCGAGGGGCTGCTTCGCCGGTACCTGAAGCTGCCGTGA